A segment of the Brienomyrus brachyistius isolate T26 chromosome 13, BBRACH_0.4, whole genome shotgun sequence genome:
acagaaccacatcatctgcaaaaagcagagacctaatcctgaggtcaccgaaccggacaccctcaacgccctggctgcgcctagaaattctgtccattaaagctatgaacagaatcggtgacaaagggcagccctgacggagtccaaccctcaccggaaacaagtccgacttattgccgcccatgcggaccaggctctggcacctgTCATACAgagaccgaaccgcccttaaaaggaagcccggtaccccatactcccggagcaccccccacaggactccccgagggacacggtcgaatgccctctccaagtccacaaaacacatgtagactggtcgggcaaactcccatgaaccctccaaaaccctgctgagagtatagagctgatccactgttccacggccagggcgaaaacaacactgctcctcctgaatccgaggttcgacaatccggtggaccctcctctccaggacccccgaatagaccttaccagggaggctgaggagtgtgatccccctatagttggagcacaccctccggtcccctttcttaaagagggggaccaccacccaggtctgccagtccagaggcactgcccccgatgtccacgcgatgccgcagatgcgtgtcagccaggacagccccacagtatccagagccttgaggaactccaggcgaatctcgtccacccccggggcccggccaccaaggagctttttgaccaccttagtgacctccgccccagaaataggcgagtccacccccaagtccccacactctgcttccatatcggaaggcgtgtcggtgggattgaggaggtcttcgaagtactccctccaccgacccaaaacgtcccgagttgaggtcagcagcgcaccatccccaccataaatagtgttgatgctgcaccgctttcccgcccggagccggcggatggtggaccagaatctcctcgaagccgtccggaagtcgttctccatggcttcaccaaactcctcccacacccgggtttttgcctcagcgaccgccaaagccgcatcccctTGGCCTACCAGTACCTGTCAGCTgcttctggagtcccacaggctaaaaaggcccgataagactccttcttcagcttgacggcatcccttaccaccgctgtccaccagtgggttcggggattgccgccgtgacaggcaccgaccaccttacagccgcagctccagtcagccgcctccacaatggaggcacggaacatggcccattcggactcaatgtcccccgcctcccccgggatatgggagaagttctgccggaggtaggagttgaaactctccctgacaggggattccgccagacgttcccagcagaccctcactatacgcttgggcctgccaggcctggccagcttcctcccccaccagcggagccaacccaccaccaggtagtgatcggttgacagctccgcccctctcttcacccgagtgtccaagacatgcggccgcaagtccgacgacacgactataaagtcgatcatcgaactgctgccaagtgcacatatgatCATCTGCTGCTGCTGATCATCCTGGTGCCaggtgcacatatggacacccttatgcttgaacatggtgttcattatggacaatccgtgatgagcacagaagtccaataacaaaacactgctcgggttcagatcgggggggccgttcctcccaatcacacccctccaggtctcactgtcattgcccacgtgagcattgaagtcccccagcagaacaagagagtccccaggaggagcgctctccaacaccccttccaaggactccaaaaagggtgggtattctgaactgccgtttggcgcaaacaacagtcagaacccgtccccccacccgaaggcgaagggaggctaccctctcgtccactgcggtaaaccccaatgtacaggcacccagcctgggggcaataagtatgcccacgcccgctcggcgcctctccccgcgggcaactccagagtggaaaagggtccaacccccctcaaggagactggttccagagcccaagccgtgcgtcgaggcgagtccgactatatctagccggaacttcacaacctcgcgcaccagctcaggctccctccccatcagagaggtgacattccatgtccctagagctagcttctgtagccgaggatcggaccgccaaggtccctgccattggccgccgcccagatcacatcgcacccgacccctatggcccctcccatgggtggtgagcccattggaggggaaAATAAATAAGTGATTAAATGATTATTCAAATAACGGAGAAATCCGAAATGAATAAGAGTAACATTAGAGATGCAACAATTTCAATTTTCTTGGCCGATCCCAATTTCCGTTTTTTTTCCCAACagatttaaataacaaaacaaatgtcAGTCACATAGCCTTTAAACAAGTATGTTTAAATTCACTAGATAACACGACATTGACTTTTTCCTATTTTTTTATTAGTCTTTAAATAAAAAGCtctaaataaaactgaagaaTACAAATTTCTTCCAAATAATAGGTGCAGGGCAATATTATTAATACCAATATGGCATGTTATGCGCACACAATTTTTACATTGCTAGTAAGCTTGAATAAGATCAGACTTTTTCATACCTTCATACTGTACGGACATTATAGCTCAGGGGGTTAAAGtttcgctaaaacatttttactctgtcataggaaaaaacCGTGGCTAGCTTTGCAATgttaattattattcctttcCAAGATTACCTAGTATATGTTtaataatcagtttaaagtttacctccgatGTCTCACCGCGTTTTCGTATTTTGGGCTTTACGTGTATTATAAATTGCAAGCTTTGCGTCGTGTTCATTCACAGTGAAGATCTTCGAAGTTAAAGACGCGTTAGCGTGCGACTGTGAGTGCGCATGCGTAAAGCGGGCCAGTTCGGTATCGGAAATACACGAGACAGTGGGCACCAGAACTTTTTCCAAAggttaaataaaataacatctATTAAATATCTGTAATAGATTCTCCTCGTTTGCTTCGCCAACCATTTtcaattgagttttttttaccagTCTAATCGTTGGAGGCCATGCGCGATGCTGCATCATCACCGACTATGCAGCGCCTACGTAGAACATGCCTTGTTATGAAATTGATTGATTGGCTAAAGACATAGTGTACATTCTTTGAGCGTATTTCTTTAGTTACAAAGACACCATTATAGTCTCTTTCTGTTAATCTTTCTATTAATCGCCTATAGCTCTGACTGAAGATGAGTGTTATATCCGCACATATCCTAAAGGGGGTAAGGAGCACATTCTGATCACAGCGCAttcctgcacccaccacactacAAACCACATCAGGGATGATAACCTGAGTGCAGTCATGTGGCAGGAGATACCTCAGCTCCACACCTGtctgaatggaccagtgtgactttttttccggtggctggagtgccaatcctgccgcCAACCAGATAATTTCCCtagaagttggaggacctccttacagGGCATATGCTTAAAGGGGTCGAATAAAATTCGTTTTTTTTTCAGGGAAGATGATCTGGTCCCGGGAAATCCTGGACGTCTGACAACCCTAGTTATTGATCACCATCCTCACAGAACACATATTCACACATAAAAACAGGTACATCTTTTCAACCGCCAGACCGACGTATCACAACAGCAATACACGAGACACCCCCATAAAAAGAACAAGCATATCTCTGAAACACCAAAAACCCATGAACTCAACATTGCCCGTCCCGAATAATCATACTACACAgcaagggggagggggtgcacaCACGCCACTATTTACAATGCATAATATCAAACGCTGCACAAGACTCTATGGTACAACACAACTGACGCCCACTACACGCAGCTATGATTTACACGGCTGGCACCGGACCAACATACCCCCAAGCCTTAGAATATCTACAATTTAAAACTTTCTATGCGCTAACTACgtataaaacatgcaaactagACACACAGCTAGGGGTAACGTTTATAATATACAGTTTCCTGACATGCAAATCATGAATTTTTTATCCAGCTTTCGCAAGAGCTTCACGCCTTGCAGCTTCAATGGAAAAACAAGAAACCCAGACATTGCGCAACTTCAGGGCTATTGGAGATTTTGCTATCTGGATTGTTTGTCATggtcttttttattttgttcgaGCATCAAAGCAAGGAACTTGCTGATGTTTGTCACTTTATACTTTACAGTAAAAACAATCTTAAATGTTATTGGCGCTCTTGATAAATCGATGTTCAATGACTATGTGTATCATAAGTGTAAAATTGTGTATCGCTGACGAATACAGAATTTCAGAAATATACGCAGGTTAACACTAAAAGTTCCCTGGGGACATTCTGTGATTCTGAAATGTTTAATTAACTGATCTTATTGAAGACTACCTAAACGACATAATAGCGAATATGAAGCGAATAAGAGTCAAATAtgggaataaattgcttaaataatgAATATGCTGCTGGTTATCTCTGACTTATCGAGAAATTGATAGTTAACGTACTGGTCCCATGCTCGGTTGGTGTATTTCATACACGTATTATCTttattcatgatttgtgctAGAATAATAAACTACTAAGTAAGCCCATTCAACAAAAGGGTAACTCGTCAATTACAACGAAACAAGCTCAATGTACATTAATGTGATAAAACAATTATCAAGTTTAACCAAATTTCGCTCACTGCACATTACATGATTAAAAATGTAAACGGAAACCAAACGCAAACCTTACACTTTGTGCATTAAACCTCATCTTCTCCGTTAAGGACCCATTATAAACAAACGTGAAAACTAACGTTAACATTACGTAGGTCCCCTTCATGCCGCCAAGACAGCTCTGACCATCTACAGGTGTTTGCTGTTTCCAGGCCATATGGTGGGATTTTGAGAAGTAGCCTACTTGGGGTTGAAATTTTGTCAGGACGCGAAAACACCGTGTATCCTATAACAGAAAGGTGCATCAGGCTGCCAAATGTGTCTATCTGTGAGGAAAGTATGTGTAAATATTCATTACAGGCAATTCGGGGGCCTCCGATAAAATGTCAatttgccccccctccccccgccgccTCCGCCTCCGCCTCCGCCTCCGCCAAGATGGGGCGAGCTTGCCGGATGATGGCTTTCAGCTGCAGCCATGATAAGAGGATAATTTCTGGGATTCCTCTTCTGACCCCAGTGTAGCACCCGAGCCGACCAAGGCACCGCGGGAGCAGAGAGGAACAGGGAGACTTACTTGTCGGGGAAGACACGCTTTTTAATAACAGTCCTTAAAAAGACCATAACAAACACCCAACGAGCACCGACCGAAACACACGGATTggaaacacaaggttgtcagacgccAAACTGCAAGATCCACACACGGCGGGAGATTTACACAAGCTAAAGACCGATCATTGCTTTAACCGTTTCCATTTCTTTCAGATGAAAAACAGAACGTGCGAATGTGAGAGGTAGTGAAATAGATAAAATAGGCGTATAATTTATTTTTGGAACTTAACCAACTCCTCCCCAAAGCCCCCAGCCTTCCGTGGCCCCGAGAGAAAACACGCGACGGAGGGGTACCTTATATAGTCTTGAGCCAGTGAAGCtcgttatatttatttatttattgtgtcCGTTGGGTGGGTGCACATGCAGGCTATTGTCCTGCATTCCCTCATTGGCTTAAAAATTCCAGCACGCCCCTTCCTCATTACCAAAGGGTTGGTGGAGCATTAAGAAAGTAAGAGATATCACGCATTTTGTATTCTAACCCAAGACAAACTCTTCACCAGCGGAATTATTATTATGTCCAACGCGCAGTACCGACCAGAGGTTTTACCGATGCAGGGCGCTAAGTATGAGCAGAGCAATATTGCTGGAAACCAGATTGGGTTGCGGATGTCATCTGCCCCCCCACCGCGGGATCATATCCTTTGGTCTTTGCTCAACTTTGTCTACTGTAATCCTGTATGCCTGGGGCTCGTAGCTCTTTACTACTCTATCAAGGTGAGCGAGTTTCATTTCTTCCATCGACatctgtgaaaaaaaaacaattggcTATATTTATGCAACTCTGAAAGTTCAACACAATCAAACAGTTATTTGCCTTTTTATATGTGTGCGTGTTTTTACAAATCTCCACAACCAACATTTCTATCCTAAGAGAATGGTATTTTTCCACGGTTACAAAGCTGGAATATTTTCTAAATTCTTTTATTCCGCTTTACTGACCTAGACCACCACTCTCCAGGGACACTTAAGTTCATTGTTGCTGTTTAAAGACTTATTTATAAATTGACTAAGACTCAGGAATCAATTCgattacatgtttttttttgtgatctgTAACGTGTTTTTCACGGGTTTGATAAATCATTATAGGCCGTATCGCTTgttattactatatatatatatatatatatatatatatatatatatatatatatatatatatatacacacacacttgggtaAATAACTTTAAAGACGTTTTAACTGGTTAATACTGAATAGATATCCTTTATGCATATCTTAAGGGCATGGGCGTCGCCGTCATTAAATTCGAGGAGGATGtgcccccctcacatttcaaccctaacactaaacctaacactgccccccccccccccccggcacattCAGAATGCTTCAGACGCCCCTGCTCAAGGGTATAGGCTGCCTAATACGATTTTCGCTTTTTGTCCCCCTCATTCAGGCGAGGGACCGAAAGATGCTGGGGGACATGGAAAGTGGCCGGCTGTACGGATCTAAAGCTCGCTGCCTTAACATCGTCTCACTCTGCATCACCGTGTTTTCCCTGCTTGTGATCATTGTCATTCTTTGCGTTAGTCTAACGACAGTTGCCCAAGCATACGAAGAAGTGATCAATCAGATCAAACAGAATGATTAGAAAGAGATTACATTTACTTACCGCTCGATCATTAAAACGGAGCAAAGATATATAACTATCAAATGCTATTGTAAACAGAATATTTAGTCTCATAATATTGTACCTACTTTAAATATATTCAGCctatttgttttgtttcacgTAGTTACTTTTATTCAGGTTTGTAGCCTGTCATATTCGCCTGTTTAAAGATAAGGCATGCAATGTTTATATAAAAGCAAATATACTTAAGGTCCAGTACACAGACCTTACGTTTCTCTTATTATGATTTTATTAGATAAATATGAATAAACAGCAGAGTACACATACAAAATCCGTGTTAACAATTTGTTATTGGAAGAATCTTTATTAACAACACACATTAACCCTCCGTTTGGCTGCCATCCACCCTGGAGTTCGCCCCGAAGTGTATTAAGAAAAACTGAAACGGTGAAAATCATTCTCATAATCACAGCCGGGGCGTCGAAAATAGGGGGGTATCGATAGATCCCACCCGCCCCCCCAGTTCCTTTGTGAAACTGCATCCTAAACAGTGtcaatattattttaaattatgaaaTCTTGATTAAAAATTCTTTTATGTGCATGCTCGTTGGAAATTCGCCCACCCCTCATGTCAGACTCCTTCCGACGCCACTGATCACAGGTAAACGGAACCTTAACTTGAGTTAAACATTGGTAAATTTCAGCTATCGGTTAATTATACTTTCACTTGGGATATTGCGATAACCGAAAGTAAAATGAGCACTTAAAGAATAAAACGCGTGTAGGCTATTACGAAATCTTAAATCGAAGAGCCCCCCTATATGCTTTGGGTCCGGTAAAATCATGGACACCCAGTTACTCACCAAAAATATCGGCACCATTCCAAAGGTTTGTTTAGTTCTGTCAGATATGAAAATTGATACGGACATTCCGTGTTCTGGAatgaaattagttttttttcccagaacaaACGTCCAAAATCTGGGGCGCATGGTCCCAGGGAATTCTGGACGGGTGGCAACCCTACTGGATGATACATCGCCGTACACAATAAACTCGAGGATATAGGCCTATATAATGATTGAAGGACAGAAAAGGGCAAAACGTGCCCCACATATGTTTAGAAACGGGACACATACAAGGAAAATAGTGTAAGAATATACATCCAGCTTGTAATCAATGTTATGGGTAAAGTATGAGCACCTTCTACAACCATTAATTATAGC
Coding sequences within it:
- the LOC125705916 gene encoding dispanin subfamily A member 2b-like, which produces MSNAQYRPEVLPMQGAKYEQSNIAGNQIGLRMSSAPPPRDHILWSLLNFVYCNPVCLGLVALYYSIKARDRKMLGDMESGRLYGSKARCLNIVSLCITVFSLLVIIVILCVSLTTVAQAYEEVINQIKQND